A window of the Sabethes cyaneus chromosome 1, idSabCyanKW18_F2, whole genome shotgun sequence genome harbors these coding sequences:
- the LOC128746223 gene encoding uncharacterized protein LOC128746223 codes for MSQPRQNSLLSGIQAVRLFWSVHNQRRRSSQLSQLARSQNGSTDEDEDESSVAATGETKICRICRLSDETLVENICDCKGSVGYIHERCLRLWTVYQRSQVCEICRCKFRWDWEAQLSVKLSNPSLVANFFRRRYFWVLLRDMLNFMVLFGISVLQNANILSMIHEETVHGFSPILPLAVICASCYDLYFTRWLINRALKAYNLVREYWIMAHDDEFLGYFNEEFAVFGENQSEIESMLLAEYESPD; via the exons ATGTCTCAACCCCGTCAAAACAGTCTCCTGTCCGGCATACAAGCGGTCCGTCTATTTTGGTCCGTTCACAACCAGCGACGTCGCTCCAGCCAGCTCAGCCAACTGGCG CGCAGTCAAAATGGTTCAACGGACGAGGACGAGGACGAATCCTCGGTGGCGGCGACCGGGGAGACAAAAATCTGCCGGATTTGTCGATTGAGCGACGAAACGCTGGTGGAAAATATTTGCGACTGCAAGGGTTCGGTCGGGTACATACACGAGCGCTGTCTTCGGCTGTGGACCGTCTACCAGCGCAGTCAGGTGTGCGAGATTTGCCGGTGCAAGTTCCGCTGGGACTGGGAAGCACAGCTGTCGGTTAAACT AAGCAATCCCAGCCTGGTGGCCAACTTTTTCCGACGACGATACTTTTGGGTGCTGTTGAGGGACATGCTCAACTTTATGGTCTTATTCGGAATATCGGTGCTGCAGAATGCGAACATACTGAGCATGATCCACGAGGAGACGGTGCACGGTTTTTCGCCAATTCTTCCTCTGGCTGTTATATGTGCTTCCTGTTATGATCTTTATTTCACTCGGTGGTTGATAAACCGTGCCCTTAAGGCTTATAATTTGGTTCGAGAGTACTGGATTATGGCGCACGATGACGAGTTTCTTGGGTACTTCAACGAGGAGTTTGCCGTGTTCGGGGAAAACCAGTCGGAGATCGAGAGTATGCTGCTCGCCGAGTACGAGTCGCCAGATTGA